Proteins encoded by one window of Taeniopygia guttata chromosome 1A, bTaeGut7.mat, whole genome shotgun sequence:
- the PDE6H gene encoding retinal cone rhodopsin-sensitive cGMP 3',5'-cyclic phosphodiesterase subunit gamma has translation MSETPAANLNTGDAPTGPTTPRKGPPKFKQRQTRQFKSKPPKKGVRGFGDDIPGMEGLGTDITVICPWEAFSHLELHELAQFGII, from the exons ATGAGTGAGACCCCAGCCGCCAACCTCAACACTGGAGATGCTCCAACCGGCCCCACAACACCACGCAAGGGTCCTCCCAAGTTCAAGCAGAGACAGACAAGGCAGTTCAAGAGcaagccccccaaaaaaggagTAAGAGG GTTTGGAGATGACATCCCAGGCATGGAGGGGTTGGGCACAG ATATCACCGTGATTTGCCCATGGGAAGCTTTCAGCCATCTGGAACTGCACGAGCTGGCCCAGTTTGGGATCATCTAA